The region TATAGTAGGCAAAAAACACACTAAATTTAGCGTTACAAGATATGGCAATGTCATAGGCTCAAGAGGCTCTGTTTTGCCTCTTTTTAAAAGGCTCATAAAAGAAGGCGTAAGGGCTCTTCCTATCACAGATGAGAGAATGACTCGTTTTTGGATTAGCCTTGAAGATGGGGTTAAATTCGTGCTTGGAAATTTTAAAAGAATGCACGGAGGTGAAATTTTCATACCAAAGATCCCCTCTATGAAAATAATTGATCTAGCAAAAGCCCTTGCTCCTAATTTAGATCTTGATATCATAGGCATTAGGCCGGGCGAAAAACTTCACGAAATGATGATTTCAAGCGATGATAGTCATTTAAGCTATGAATTTAAGGATTATTACGCTATTTCTCCAAGTATTAAATTTACAAATATCAATCTTGATTTTAGCACCAATGCCTTGGGCGAGCAAGGAAAAAGGGTGCAAGATGGCTTTTCTTATGCTTCAAATAACAATCCAAGCTTCTTAAGTAAAGAAGAGCTTTTAAAGATGATAGAAGGAGCCTTTTAATGCTTACTT is a window of Campylobacter sp. MIT 99-7217 DNA encoding:
- the pseB gene encoding UDP-N-acetylglucosamine 4,6-dehydratase (inverting), with translation MFNGKNILITGGTGSFGKTYTKILLEAYKPNKIIIYSRDELKQYEMAQSFNDTCMRYFIGDVRDRARLNMAMRDVDFVIHAAAMKQVPIAEYNPMECIKTNINGAQNVIDACLENGVLKCIALSTDKACNPVNLYGATKLASDKLFIAANNIVGKKHTKFSVTRYGNVIGSRGSVLPLFKRLIKEGVRALPITDERMTRFWISLEDGVKFVLGNFKRMHGGEIFIPKIPSMKIIDLAKALAPNLDLDIIGIRPGEKLHEMMISSDDSHLSYEFKDYYAISPSIKFTNINLDFSTNALGEQGKRVQDGFSYASNNNPSFLSKEELLKMIEGAF